The following are encoded together in the Bos mutus isolate GX-2022 chromosome 3, NWIPB_WYAK_1.1, whole genome shotgun sequence genome:
- the SLAMF8 gene encoding SLAM family member 8, whose protein sequence is MAVWSLWSLLLWEALLPMVIASAQVQGQVGGSALLVADHPPGFQVREAIWRSLWPSEELLATFFRGSPETLYHSRFLGRAQLHTNLSLELRPLESGDSGNFSVLLVDKQGRARTQTLQLKVYDAVPRPVVKVFIAVSGDAQPPKTCHVFLSCRAPNTSDITYSWRREGTVDLDMEPAGLFTDGQVLSVSLGPGDKGVAYSCIVSNPVSWDLATVTPWESCHRQAAPGRASYKDVLLVVVPVSLLLILAGLSAWHWGPWSGKKKKDVCADEVDQETESPLV, encoded by the exons ATGGCTGTGTGGTCTCTGTGGAGTCTGCTTCTCTGGGAAG CACTGCTTCCCATGGTCATCGCCAGTGCCCAAGTGCAGGGCCAGGTGGGTGGCTCGGCGCTGCTGGTGGCGGATCACCCTCCCGGTTTCCAAGTCCGAGAGGCCATCTGGAGATCCCTCTGGCCTTCAGAGGAGCTCCTGGCCACGTTCTTCCGGGGCTCCCCAGAGACGCTATACCACTCCCGCTTCCTGGGCCGAGCCCAGCTACACACCAACCTCAGCCTGGAGCTGCGGCCACTGGAGTCTGGAGACAGCGGCAACTTCTCCGTGCTGCTGGTGGACAAGCAAGGTCGGGCCCGGACCCAGACCCTGCAGCTCAAAGTGTACG ATGCAGTGCCCAGGCCCGTGGTCAAAGTGTTCATCGCTGTATCAGGGGATGCTCAGCCCCCCAAGACCTGCCACGTGTTCCTGTCCTGCCGAGCTCCTAACACCAGCGACATAACCTATAGCTGGCGACGGGAGGGAACTGTGGACCTTGATATGGAGCCAGCTGGCCTCTTCACGGATGGACAGGTGCTGAGTGTGTCCCTGGGACCAGGAGACAAAGGCGTGGCCTATTCCTGCATTGTCTCCAACCCCGTCAGCTGGGACCTGGCCACAGTCACCCCCTGGGAGAGCTGCCATCGCCAGGCAG CTCCAGGGAGGGCCTCCTACAAAGATGTGCTGCTGGTGGTGGTACCTGTCTCGCTGCTCCTGATCTTGGCCGGTCTGTCTGCCTGGCACTGGGGCCCCTGGTCAG gaaaaaagaaaaaggatgtcTGTGCTGATGAAGTGGATCAAGAGACAGAGAGCCCCCTCGTGTAG